Genomic window (Allostreptomyces psammosilenae):
AGGGTGACCAGCATGTCGTCCACCTCGGCGTCCGGGGCCGCGCGGTCGGCCAGCAGGGCCACGTCGCGGGCGAAGGAGGTGGCGGTGACGTCGACCCGGTAGCCGCCCGGCACGGCGGTGACCTCCGCGCGCAGCGGCCGCGGCTCGTACGCCAGGTCGATGTCCTCGCCGAACAGGTGGGTGGCGCGGGCGTCCTGAGACGTCGCCACGAGCACCTCCTTCTTGGCGTCGCCCGGGGTGGTCAACGAGTCGGCGAGGTCGAACCGCGCGACGGAACGGGGCGGCACGTCAAGTGTGATTGTAGCCGTGGCGCACCGGACCCCGTCGAAGGTGAGGCGTTCGACGACGACGGGGCCGGTCCACGCCTCGTCGTGGTCGTTCACCGCGATCAGCACCTCGCGGCCGTCGCGGGGCTGCACGGTGAGCAGCCGCGGCGCGTAGGCGTGGCGCAGGCCGTACCACAGCGGCTTGGGGCGCTCGTCGCCGTCCACGGCGGCCCAGGAGGTCACCGGCCAGCAGTCGTTGAGCTGCCAGACGATGGCCCCGGCGGTCCGCGGCCACCAGGAGCGGAAGTGCTCGATGCCGTAGGCGACGGCGCGGGCCTGGTTGAGCTGGGTGGCCCAGTGCCAGTCCTCGAAGGCGGTGGGGACGCCGATGTGGGGGGCGAGTCCGCGGTCCAGCTTGCCGTTGCCGTCCTCGGCCTTCTGGTGCAGCAGGAAGCCGGGGGAGGTGGGGGTCAGCGGCGCGTCGTGCACCCAGGAGGTGAGGGTGGCCCAGGTGGGCGGGCCCTGGAAGCCGAACTCGGAGCAGAAGCGCGGCACGAAGTCGCGGTAGGTCGTGTAGTCCTGGCGGTTCCACACCTCCCACTCGTGCCGGGTGCCGTGGTCGGCGTCGTTGGGGTGCACCTCGTCGACGGCGAAGGCCGGGCTGTAGGGGCTGCCGGCGGCGTAGAAGCGGGTGGGGTCGAGTTCGGCGACGATGCCGGGGAGCAGCTCGGTGTAGTAGCCCAGGCCCCAGGTGCGTCCGGCGAGCTGCTCGGGCCAGCCCCAGTCGACGTACCCCCACAGGTTCTCGTTGCAGCCGTTCCACAGGGCCAGGGAGGCGTGCGAGGTCAGCCGGGCGACGTTCTCCCGGGCCTCGGCCTCGACCTCGCCGCGCAGCGGCTCCTCCTCGGGGTAGGAGGCGCAGGCGAACAGGAAGTCCTGCCACACCAGCATGCCGCGCTCGTCGCAGACGTCGTAGAAGTCCTCGGTCTCGTAGATGCCGCCGCCCCAGATCCGCAGCATGTTCATGTTGGCGCCGACGGCCTGGTCGACGCGCCGCTCCAGGCGCTCGCGGGTGATCCGGGTGAGGAAGTGGTCGTCGGGGATCCAGTTGGCGCCCTTGACGAAGACGGGGGTGCCGTTGACGACGACGGTGAAGGGGGTGCCGATCTCGTCCGGCGTGGTGTCGACGGTGATGGTGCGGAAGCCGACGCGGCGGGTGGTGGCGTCGAGGGTGTCCGCGCCGGCGCCGGCGGTCGCCAGGGTGACGTCGAGCTGGTACAGCGGCTGCTCGCCGTACCCGACGGGCCACCACAGGCGGGCCTCGGGCACGGACACGGTGACCACCGCGGTGGTGGCTCCGGGCGGCACGGCAACCGTGGCGCGGCGGCCGTCGACCGTGGCGGTGATCTCCAGCTCGGGCTCCGCCCCGACGCCGGCCCGTTCGATGTCCACGTGCACCTCGACCCGGCCGGTGCCGTCCTCGCCGACGGTCACCAGCGGGCGGACCGTGGCGAGGCGGGCGGTGCGCCAGCGCTCCAGGCGCACCGGCTTCCAGATGCCGGCGGTCTGCAGGTCCGGTCCCCAGTCCCAGCCGAAGCTGCACGCCATCTTGCGGACCATGTTGAACGGGTGCGGGTAGACGTGGTCGCGCCGGCCGAGCTGCCGCTCCACCTCCTCGGCGTACTCCAGGGCGGAGCGGAAGCGCACGACGAGGTCGTTGGCGCCCTCGCGCAGCGCCTCGCGCACGTCGAAGCGGTAGGAGCGGTGCATGTTGGCGGTGCTGCCCAGCACCTGGCCGTTGAGCTCGATCGTCGCCACGGTGTCGAGGCCGTCGAAGGCCAGGTCGACGCGCTCGTCGGCGGCGGGGGCGGTGGCGTCGAAGGTCAGCGCGTAGGCCCAGTCGGTGCGGTGGGCCCAGACCAGCTCCTCCTCCTCGCGGTCGAGGTAGGGGTCGCGGATCAGGCCGGCGGCGAGCAGGTCGAGGTGGGCGCTGCCGGGCACCTGGGCGGGGATGGTGCGGCCGGCGATGTGTTCCGGGACGGGGCCGGCCGTCGTCGAAAGCTGCCAGCCGTCGTGCAGGGTCTGACGGATCATCCTCGATCACTTCCAAGGTCGGCTCCGCACCGCGCGTGGTCGGCTGGACGGAGGGGGGAGGGGATTTGCAGGGCGGAAACCCTTGCGCTGATCACGTATCGTGCTGGATTCTTACGCCGCCGAACAAAGTAAGTCAACCGGCCTTCCAGGCCGTCTCCGGGCAAAGGACGCAGATCACCGTGGCAACACACACCGCTTCCTTCGAATCCGGCCTCGCGCACCTGCGCGCGGCCGGCGTCTCTCTCGTGCTGGACCTCTCCGGTGGAACGCTCCCGCGCGTGGTGCACTGGGGCGGCGACCTCGGCGCACTGGGAGCGCGGGAGCTGGAAGCCGTCCGGCTGGCCCAGTCCCCCCAGCCCATCGGCTTCTCGGTGGACGGGCCGGTCCAGGTGGCCGTGCTGCCCGAGCAGTCGGCCGGCTGGCTGGGCACGCCGGGCCTCGTCGGCAACCGCGCCGGCACCGCCTTCTCCACCGCCTTCCGGGTCACCGAGACGCACGTCACGGGCACCGAAGACGCCGCCGGCGGCCGGGTGGTGGTGCGCGCCGCCGACGAGGGCGCCGGCCTGCGACTGGAGCTGCTCATCGAGCTGACCGCATCCGGCCTGGTCCGCCAGCGCGCCAGCGTCACCAACCGCGGCGCCGCCCCCTTCGCCGTCGAGGCCGTGAACCTGACCCTGCCGGTGCCCGCCGTCGCCACCGAACTGCTCGACTTCACCGGCCGCCACCTGCGCGAGCGCAGCCCGCAGCGCACCGCCTTCACCCACGGCCTGCGGGTGCGGGAGAACCGCACCGGCCGCACCGGCTACGACTCCGCCTACCTGCTGGTGGCCGGCACCGCCGGCTTCGGCAACCGCTCCGGCGAGGTCTGGGGCGTGCACACCGCCTGGTCCGGCAACCACCGCACCTTCGCCGAACGCACCTTCCACTCGGTCTCGCTGCTCGGCTCCGGTGAACTGCTGCTCTCCGGCGAAGGGCTGCTGGCCCCCGGCGACACCTACACCACGCCCTGGCAGTACGGCTCCTACGGCACCGGCCTGGACGAGCTCTCCGCCCGCTTCCACCGCCACCTGCGCTCCCGGCCCCACCACCCCACCAGCCCGCGGCCGGTTGTGGTCAACACCTGGGAGGCCGTCTACTTCGACCACGACCTGGACCGCCTGCGCCAGCTCGCCGACGCCGCGGCGGCCGTCGGCGCCGAGCGCTTCGTCCTGGACGACGGCTGGTTCGGCTCCCGCCGGGACGACCGCCGCGGCCTCGGCGACTGGTACGTCTCCGACGAGGTCTGGCCCGACGGCCTCGGCCCGCTGACCGACCACGTGACCGGCCTCGGCATGCAGTTCGGCATCTGGGTCGAACCCGAGATGATCAACGAGGACTCCGACCTGGCCCGCGCCCACCCGGAGTGGATCATGGCCACCGGCGACCGGCTGCCCGGCCGGGCCCGCTCCCAGCAGGTCCTCAACCTCGGCATCCCCGAGGCCTACGCCTACATCCTGGAGCGCCTCGACGACCTGCTCACCACCTACCCGGTCTCCTACCTGAAGTGGGACCACAACCGGGACCTGGTCGAGGCCGGCCACCAGATCACCGGCCGGGCCGGCGTCCACGAGCAGACCCTGGCCACCTACCGGCTCATGGACGAGCTGCGCCGTCGCCACCCCGGCGTGGAGATCGAGTCCTGCTCCTCCGGCGGCGGCCGCGTCGACCTGGGAATCCTGGAGCGCACCGACCGGGTGTGGGTCTCCGACTGCATCGACGCCCTGGAGCGCCAGAGCATCCAGCGCTGGACCAACGCGCTCATCCCGCTGGAGCTGATGGGCACCCACGTCGGCTCCGGCGCCTCCCACACCACCGAGCGCCGCCACCCCATCGACTTCCGGGCCGGCACCGCCCTGTTCGGCCACTTCGGCATCGAATGGGACCTGACCAAGGCGGAACCGGAGGACGTGGCCCGGCTGGCCGAGTGGGTGACCCTCTACAAGGAACTGCGCCCACTGCTGCACACCGGCACCGCCGTGCACGCCGACCACCCGGACCCGGCCTACCAGCTGCACGGCGTCGTCGCCGAGGACGGCTCGGAGGCCGTCTACGCGCTCGTCGCCACCGCCACCTCCGCGCTCTACCCGACCGGACCGGTCCGGCTCCCCGGCCTGCGCCCCGACGCCACCTACCAGGTGCGCCCGCAGGCCCCCGGCGACGTCCCGGACGGCAACGCCCACCACTGGGGCGCCGCCCTGCCGTGGTGGACCGCCGACGGCGTCCGGCTGAGCGGCCGGGCGCTTCAGGTCGCCGGGCTCCAGGCCCCGGTGCTCTACCCCGAACGGCTGGTGCTGATCCGCGCCACCCGGGTCGACTAGGAGGACGGTGGTGGGGCGGGGCGGTCGCCCGCCCCGCCCCACCACCCGCCGTGGACGGCCGGTCATGCGCGCCGGCGCAGCCGCAGCACCCGGGCGGTCGGCACCGCGCCGGAAGAACAGGACAGCCGCAGCACACCGGTGTCCGACCGCCAGTCGAACGCCCAGTCCGGGGCCGCGCGGGGGAAGAGCACCTCCACGTCCACCTCGGCGCCCCGCAGGTGCGCGACCGGCAGCTCCAGCACGTCCGCCGCGCCCGGGCGCCGCCACACCGTCAGCAGGCTGTCCCCGCGGCCCCGCGGGTCCCGCAGCCCCTGCGCCACCCACGGCCCCGCCGGCCCGGTCAGGCCCAGCGGCCAGAACGGCACGGACGACGCCACCGCGTCGCGCAGCCCCTTGTGCACCTCGACCGCCTCGCGCACCAGGGCCAGCTGCCCCGGCTCCATGCGGTTGAGGTAGCCGGACAGGTACAGCCGCCCGAGGACGCCGGTGGCCAGCGTGAACGCCGACTCCTCCACGCTCATCTCCGGCTGCGTGTACGCCCAGTTGCCCGCCTGCTCCGGCAGCAGCGAGGCCGGCGCCGCCGCCGCGATCGGCGGGTACAGCAGCGGGTTCTGCTGGTCGGAGGTGGACTGGATGTGCAGCCGCGACATCATCGCGTAGTCCATCCGCATGGCACCCGAGGCGCAGTTCTCGATCAGCAGCCCGGGGTGGCGCCGCAGCAGCGCGTCCAGCCACTCCAGGTGGGCCCGGTTGTGCGCCAGCAGCCCCTCGCCCGGGGCCAGCCCGCCCAGGTCGGTGCCCGGGCCCGGCATGATGTTGTAGTCCAGCTTGAAGTAGCCGACGCCGAACTCCTCGACCAGCCGGTCCACCACCTCGTCCAGGTGCGCCCGCGCCCGCGGGTGCCGCAGGTCCAGGTGGTAGCGGCCGTGCTCGACGACGCGCTCGCCGTGGCGCTGGAAGAACGCCTCAATCGGGAGCGCCGCCGCCATCGGCGAGCGCACGCCGATCACCTCCGGCTCCAGCCAGATGCCCGGCACCATGCCGCGCTCCCGGATCCGGTCGGTGACCTCCGCCAGGCCGCGCGGGCCGGGGAAGCGGGTCCGCGAGGGCCGCCACTCGCCGACGCTGTCCCACCAGCGGCCGTCCTCGTCGTACCAGCCGGCGTCCACGCAGAAGTAGTCCGCGCCGGCCGCCGCGGCCGCGTCGACCAGCGGCAGCAGCTTCTCCGTCGTCGGATCCCCCATCAGGGTGTTCATGTAGTCGTTGAAGATCACCGGCAGCGCCCGGGACGGCCGGGGCACCAGCAGCGCCCGGCGCTGGAGGGTGAGCGCCGCGAGGGCGTCGTCCAGCCCGCCCGCGCACACCGCCACCGACACCGGCACGGTGCGGAAGCCGTCCCGCGCGGTGACCACCGTGCTCCACTGGTGCTCGGCGTCGGTCGGCCCCAGCAGCGCGAGGTACGCGCCGACCTGGCGCTCACCCACCTCCCAGTGCCAGGCGCCGTTGTGCTCGATCTGCCAGGCGCACGCCCAGCCGTCGTCCCGCGCCACCAGAGCCCCGGTCGGCAGGTGCTCCCCGGTGGACCAGGAGCTGCGCGAGGTCAGCGCGAACCGGCTGCGGGAGGGGTGGTGGTGCGCCACCGGATCCATCTGCGGCAGCCCGGCCTCGCGCAGGGGGGTGCGGTGCCAGCGGGACTCCACCACCCAGTCGGAGTCGCCGTGCACCACGTCCAGGTCGTCCACGGTCCGCCCGGAGTCGGCCAGGAAGGCGCCGGTGGCCAGCGAGGTGACGGCCAGCAGCCGCACGGAGCCCTCGCCGCGGACGGTCAGCTCCGTCCAGCAGCGCACGGCGGGCGCGCCGTCGCTGGCCTGGAACACGCTGGTGGCGACCAGGCCGGTGGCCTCGTCGAGCTGGGTGACCCGCAGCTCGGCGACGCCGCCGCGGTGGTCCGTGTGGTGGCCGGTGTAGCGCAGCCGGGCCCCGACGGTGGTGTCGGCGTAGCGGTGGCTGCCCGGGAAACGGCCGTGCCCCAGCGCCATCACCTCCACCAGCGGCGCGACCGCGGCCGGATCCGCCGGTGGCGGCGCCGGTGTGCCGGCGGGGCGCAGGGAGACCAGGCCGACCGGCCGGTCCCCGCCCGTGGTCAGGGTCAGGGTCACGTCGCTGCCGGACCAGGTCAGGGTGGTGTCGGGGGACACGGGGCGGCTCCTCGGGGGCGTGGTCGGACTCGGCGGGCGGTGGGGCGGTGTCCGGGCGCGGGCACACGTCGGCGGGGCAGGTCCCGCGGAGGGAACCTGCCCCGCCGCGACGGTGGGGAGGCCCGGGTCGGGGGAGGGCCTACCCCACGCGCTCGCGCCCGGGGGCGCCCTCGGAGGTGGGTGTGCCGTCCGGCGTCACCCAGGAACCGAGATTGTGGTCGTAGGCGCGCTGGCCGAAGGCGGCCCGCTCCGCCTCGGTCGGCGCCGTGAAGCGGCTCCGGCCGCGGGCGTCCGGATTGGGGGCCGCCGAGGCGAGCAGCTGCGTGTAGGGGTGCTGCGGGTTGAGGATCACGTCGTCGGCCGGCCCGCGCTCCACCACCCGCCCCCGGTACATCACCAGGATGTCGTCGGAGAAGTGCCGCGCGGTGGCCAGGTCGTGCGTGATGTACAGGACCGCCAGGTCGTCCTCCCGCTGGAGGCGGGCGAGCAGGTTGAGCACCCCCAGCCGGATCGAGACGTCCAGCATGGAGACGGGCTCGTCGGCCACGACCACCTGGGCGCCGGGCGCCAGCGCGCGGGCGATGGCGACCCGCTGGCGCTGACCGCCGGACAGCTCGTGCGGGCGCCGCTGCGCGATGTCCTCCGCCGGCGTCAGGTTCACCCGCTCCAGCAGCTGCTCCACCTGACGGCGGGTCTCCGCCCGGTCACCGCCGCGGCCGTGCAGCTTCAGCGGCCGGGCGAGGTGGTGCTCGATGGAGTGGAACGGGTTCAGCGAGGCGAACGGGTCCTGGAACACCATCTGCACGTGGTCGCGGTACTCGCGGTCGCTCACGCCCTGGCCGTCGGACTTGACCGCCTGGATGCGCCCGGAGCTGGGCCGCTCCAGCCGGGCGATCATCCGGGCCACCGTGGACTTGCCGGAGCCGGACTCGCCGACCAGGGCGACGGTGCGCCCGGGCACCAGGGTGAAGGAGACCCGGTCGACCGCGCGGAGCGTGGAGCGGCGCAGCCCGGAGCGGACGGGGAAGTCCTTGACCAGGTCGCGTACTTCGAGCGTGGTCATGGCCGCTTCCCCTTCGTCGGGTCGGGTTCGGTGGCGTGGTCGCGGGCGCTGGACTCGCCGGTGCGCAGGAAGGCGCCGCGGTCGCCGGTCAGGCTGGGGAAGGAGTCCAGCAGCCTGCGGGTGTAGGGGTGCGCGGGCAGCCGGTAGATCTGCTCGGCGGTGGCGTACTCGACGACCTCGCCCTTGAGCATGACGGCGATGCGGTCGCTGAGCTCCAGCAGCAGCGGCAGGTCGTGGGTGATGAAGATGACGGCGTAGCCGAGCTCGTCGCGCAGCCGCAGGATCTCCTGGAGGATGCCGCGCTGCACCACCACGTCGAGCGCGGTGGTGGGCTCGTCCATGATGATCACCTGCGGGTCGAGCAGCAGCGCCATGGCGATCATCACGCGCTGCCGCATGCCGCCGGAGAACTCGTGCGGGAAGGAGTTCATCCGCGCCGGGTCGACGCCGACCAGCCGCAGCACCTCCGCGCAGCGCTCCCGCCGCTGCTGCTTGGACATCTTCGGCTCGTGCGTGGTGAGCACGTCCTCCAGCTGCGCCCGGATGGAGATCACCGGGTTCAGGGCGTTCATCGCGCCCTGGAACACCATGGAGAGCTTGGACCAGCGGAAGGCGCGCAGCTCCTCGTTCTCCAGGGCGAGCAGGTCGATGTCCCGGCCGCCGCGGTCGTGGAAGGTGATGGAGCCGCTGGTGACCTCGGCCGGCGGCTTGTGCAGCCGGTTGATGGCGTAGGCCAGGGTCGTCTTGCCGCAGCCGGACTCGCCGGCGAGGCCGAGGATCTCGCCGCGGCGCAGGGTGAGGGAGACGTCCTTGACCGCGTGCACCGGGTTGTCCACCTGGTACATCACGTTGAGCCGGTCCACCGTCAGCACCACGTCGTTGGCGGTGGCGGGCCCGGGCTGCGGGCTGGTCTGGGTGGGGACGGTCATGCGGCGGTGCTCCTCGTGGTCTTGCGGGCGGAGCGCTTGGCGGCGGTGGCGGTGCGGAGCCGGGGGTTGATGATCTCGTCGATGCTGAAGTTGATCAGGGACAGGCCGCAGCCGAAGAGGGCGATCAGCAGGCCGGGCGGGGCGAACCACCACCACGCCTCGCGCTGCAGGGCGAAGCCGTTCTGCGCGAAGTAGAGCATCGTGCCGAGCGTGGAGGAGTTGGAGGCGCCGAGGCCCAGGAAGGACAGGCCGGCCTCGCTGAGGATGGCGGCGATCACCGCGAAGACGAACTGCGAGGCCAGCACCGGCAGCAGGTTGGGCAGGATCTCCACGGAGACCACGCGCCAGGGGCGCTCGCCGGCCACCCGGGCGGCGGCCACGTAGTCGCGGTTGCGCAGGGAGAGGGTCTGGGCGCGCAGCACCCGGGCCGAGGCGGCCCACCCGGTGATGGCCAGCACCAGCGCGATGGTCCACCAGCCGCGCTGGGCGGCGGGGACGAAACCGGAGATGACGATGACCAGCGGCAGGCCGGGGATGACCAGCATGACGTTGGACAGCAGGGAGAACAGTTCGTCGACGAAGCCGCCGACGTAGCCGCCGATGATGCCGAAGAGGGCGGACAGGGCGGTCGCCAGCACGCCGACGAGCAGGCCGATCTGCAGCGAGCCGCGGGTGGCGTGGGCGAGCTGGGCGAGGACGTCCTGGCCGGTCTGGGTGGTGCCGAGGAGGTGTTCGCCGCTGGGCCCGGCCAGGCCGATGTTGCTGATGGCGTTGGGGTCGCCCACCAGGAACGGGCCGATCAGGCCGAACAGGGAGATCGCGCCCACCAGGCCCAGGCCGATGGCGAGCCGCGGCGACCAGCGGGGCAGCAGCGAGCGGGCGCCGCTGCGGCGCGGGGCCTTGGCGGGGGCGGTCGGGGCGGTGGCCTCGGCCCGCGGGGCGCCCTCGTCGGCGATCTCGGTGAGGGGAGTCAGGTTCGTCATGGTTCTCGGGCTCCTTCCTCGATCAGTTGCCGACGCGGGTGCGCGGGTCGATGACGCCGTACAGCAGGTCGACGATCATGTTGGCGCCCAGCACCGCCACCGTGATGACGAGGAAGATGCCCTGCATGAGCGCGTAGTCGTTGTTCTGCACGGCCTGGAGCAGCTTGGAACCGATGCCGGGGTAGGAGAACACCTGCTCGGTGACGATCGATCCGGAGACCACGAAGCCCAGCGAGATGGCGAAGCCGGCGACCGAGGGGAGCACGGCGTTGCGCGCGGCGTAGCGGGTCATGATCCGGCCCTCGCGCAGGCCCTTGGCCTGGGCGGTGAGGATGTAGTCGTCGGAGGAGGTGGACACCATCATGTTGCGCATGCCCAGCAGCCAGCCGCCGACCGAGGAGATCACGATGGTGAGCGCGGGCAGCGTGCCGTAGTAGACGGCGGAGGAGATGAACTCCCAGTTCCAGCCGGGCATCAGGGAGACGTCGTAGCCGCCCAGCAGCGGGAACCAGCGCAGGGCCGAGGCGAAGATCGCGGCCAGGATGAGGGCGAGCCAGAAGTAGGGCACCGCGGAGAGCACGGTGGTGGCCGGCACCAGCGAGTCCAGCCAGGTGCCGCGGCGCCAGCCGACCAGGGCGCCGAGGACCACGCCGAGGACGAAGGAGATCAGCGTGGCGATGCCGACCAGCACGATCGTCCACGGCAGGGACTGCCAGATCACGTCGGAGACCGGGGCGGGGAAGGCACTGACGGAGACGCCGAGGTCGCCGCGGGCCATGTTGCCCAGGTAGGAGAAGTACTGGGAGAGCAGTGGTTCGTCGGTGTTCGCCCCGAGGAGAAGCTCGTAGGACCGGCGCGCCTCGGGGTCGACGACCCCGCCGCGCTGTTGCAGCTTGGCCATGAGGATGTCCACCGGGTTACCCGGCATCAACCTCGGGATGAGGAAGTTCAGTGTCAGCGCCGCCCACAGGGCGACGAGGTAGAACCCGATCTTCCTGGCGTAGTACCTCATGGATGGTTGCCAATCATTAGGAGCTTCTCCTCGGGGGGTGGTGCGCTAGGCGACCGTCAGCTCGCGGGCTTCAGGTTCAGGAAGATCTGGGACTGGTCGGGGCGCGACCACACCGCCGGGATCGCGTAGAGGTTGTCCAGGGTGGGCCAGCCGGTGAACTTCTCGGCGTGGTACTCGCTGGTGGTGCCGCCGGTGAGGACCGGGATGTACGGCATCGCCTCGGCGATCCGGGTCTGGATGACGTCGAACTGCGCCTGGCGGGCCGCGGTGTCCTCGGGGTTGATGCTCTTCAGCGCGGCCAGCGCCTCGTCCACGGCAGGGTCGGAGTACCGCGCGAAGTTCGGCTGGGCGACCTCACCGACCGGGGCGGTGGTGTCGCTGGAGAAGAAGTAGCTGTACAGGAAGTAGGGGTCGGCGGCCGGCCCCTGGTAGAGGGAGTCGATCAGCAGCTGGTACTCGCCGCGGCCGCGGGCGTCGGACCACTCGTTCCAGGAGACCTGCTGGGCGACCAGCTCGATGCCGGCGGCCTTGAGCTGCTGGGCCATGGTGTCGACGGCGGTGATGTAGTCGGTCCAGCCGGCCACCACCTTGACGGTCAGCGAGAGCCGCTCGCCGTCCTTGGCGTAGATGCCGTCGCCGCCCTTGGTCCAGCCGGCGCCCTGGAGCAGCTCGTCGGAGCGGGCGGTGTCCGGGGACATCGGCGCGGTGGGCTCGGGCAGCTGGTCGGAGATGTACTCGGCGTCGCGCTCCAGCAGGGCGAAGCCGGGGGAGATCTCGCTGGAGGTGTTCTCGAAGGCGAGGGCGTTCAGCTGGGTGCGGTCGATGGCGTAGTAGATCGCCTGGCGCACGGCCTGGTCGGTCTGCGGGCCGGTGCACCCCATCTCCGCGTTGGAGCAGGTCATCAGCGTCGTCTGGTTCATCGGGACGGTGATGGCCTCGTAGCCGGGGTAGTTCTCGGAGACGTTGGCGATGTCCGGCACCGGTCCGGTCTGCCAGTCGATGGTGCCGGCGGAGAGGGCGTCGGCGCCGGACTGGTTGCCGGAGAGCGCGACGTAGCGCACGTTCTTCAGCGCCGGCTCCCCGTCGTAGTAGTCGGGGTTGGCGGTGAGCGTGAAGGCCTGCGGGGTGAACTGGCCCAGCGTGAAGGGCCCGGTGCCGACCGGGTTCTCCATCACGTTGGTCGCCGGGTCCTCCAGGTCGGCCCAGATGTGCTCGGGGACGATGAACAGCTTCCCGAGGATCTGCGCCTCCTCCATGTACGCCGGCTCCTCGAAGGTGATCCGGACGGTTGTGTCGTCCACCGCCTCGGCGTCGCCGGCGTAACCGGTGCTGTTCAGCGTGGGGTTCTCGGCCACCATGTCGAGGGTGAACTCCACGTCGGCGGCGGTGAAGGGCTCGCCGTCGGTCCAGGTGGCGTCGGACCGCAGGGAGATGGTCAGCTCCGTGCCGTCCTCGTTCCAGGAGAAGTCCGTGCCCAGGCGCGGCGTGGGCTCGGAGTCGCTCAGGTTGTTGTAGTAGAAGAGCGGCTCGAAGATCGTGCCCGGGCCCTCCAGCATGGTGGGGGAGTACGGGTTGAAGTTGATCTGCCAGTCGCCGGCCTGTCCGGTGTAGACGATGAGGGTGTCGGCGTCGGTGCCCCCGGCACCGCCGCCCCCGTTGTTCGCCGAGCCCGTGCACCCTGCCGCCGCGAGGGCGAGGGCGACGGTCCCGATCGCCGCCGCGCGCCCGTGCCGGCGGGGCCCTCTCCTGTGGAACATGCTCGATCCTCCATCAACTGGTCGGCACCTCGGTGTGCCTGTGCCAACCGGACCCCTGACAGGCCTAGTCGGTCGCGATAGGCGGATTGTTAAGCCGCCAAAGAAAGAAAGTCAATACCTCGTGCGCTGTCGGAGGGCGGGGGTCCGGGTGCGGCGTGGGTGGCCGGTCCCGCCCGCCCCGCCGCATTGACCTGCGGCGGAGTAAGGAAGGTAAGCTAACAAAGTTGCCTGGCGAGATCCGCCGGGCGGCATCCGGCATCATGAGCGCGACAGCGTGGCGTGAGGTGGAGGGACCAAGTGGGCGGAGCAGCACGAGCCATTCCGCACGCGAGCAGCAGGGCCGCCGTCCTGGACGTGATCCGGGCGGCCGGCACCATCAGCCGCGTCGGCCTGATCGACGCCACCGGCTTCACCGGCGCCACCATCTCCACCGTGGTCCGCCGGCTGATCCAGGACGGCCTGGTGCTGGAGAGCGGGCGCGCGGAGTCCACCGGCGGCAAGCCCCGGGTCCTGCTCCAGCTCAACCAGTCCTCCCGGTACGCCGTCGGCGTCCACCTCGACCACGCCGGGATCGCCTACGTCCTCACCAACCTCGGCGGCTCGGTCGTCGCCCGCACCGCGCGCCCCGGCGTGGGGGCGGAGGAGCCGCAGGCCGTCGTCGACCGGATGTCCGGGGAGGTGGAGGCGCTGATCGACGGCGCCGGGGTCGAACGCGGCCGCGTGCTCGGCCTCGGCCTGGTCTCCCCCGGCCCGCTCACCCCCACCAGCGGCATGCGGCTCACACCCCCCTCGATGCGGCACTGGGAGGACTTCCCGCTGGACCGCGCCCTCTCCGAGGCCACCGGCCTGCCGGTCATCCTGGACAACGACGCCACCGCCGCCGCCCTCGGCGAACACTGGTCCGGCCTGGTCGGACAGACCTCCACCTTCGCCGCGCTCTACATGGGCAGCGGCATCGGCGCCGGCCTGATGGTCAACGGCGTGGCCTACCGCG
Coding sequences:
- a CDS encoding ABC transporter ATP-binding protein translates to MTTLEVRDLVKDFPVRSGLRRSTLRAVDRVSFTLVPGRTVALVGESGSGKSTVARMIARLERPSSGRIQAVKSDGQGVSDREYRDHVQMVFQDPFASLNPFHSIEHHLARPLKLHGRGGDRAETRRQVEQLLERVNLTPAEDIAQRRPHELSGGQRQRVAIARALAPGAQVVVADEPVSMLDVSIRLGVLNLLARLQREDDLAVLYITHDLATARHFSDDILVMYRGRVVERGPADDVILNPQHPYTQLLASAAPNPDARGRSRFTAPTEAERAAFGQRAYDHNLGSWVTPDGTPTSEGAPGRERVG
- a CDS encoding ABC transporter ATP-binding protein; amino-acid sequence: MTVPTQTSPQPGPATANDVVLTVDRLNVMYQVDNPVHAVKDVSLTLRRGEILGLAGESGCGKTTLAYAINRLHKPPAEVTSGSITFHDRGGRDIDLLALENEELRAFRWSKLSMVFQGAMNALNPVISIRAQLEDVLTTHEPKMSKQQRRERCAEVLRLVGVDPARMNSFPHEFSGGMRQRVMIAMALLLDPQVIIMDEPTTALDVVVQRGILQEILRLRDELGYAVIFITHDLPLLLELSDRIAVMLKGEVVEYATAEQIYRLPAHPYTRRLLDSFPSLTGDRGAFLRTGESSARDHATEPDPTKGKRP
- a CDS encoding ABC transporter permease, with product MTNLTPLTEIADEGAPRAEATAPTAPAKAPRRSGARSLLPRWSPRLAIGLGLVGAISLFGLIGPFLVGDPNAISNIGLAGPSGEHLLGTTQTGQDVLAQLAHATRGSLQIGLLVGVLATALSALFGIIGGYVGGFVDELFSLLSNVMLVIPGLPLVIVISGFVPAAQRGWWTIALVLAITGWAASARVLRAQTLSLRNRDYVAAARVAGERPWRVVSVEILPNLLPVLASQFVFAVIAAILSEAGLSFLGLGASNSSTLGTMLYFAQNGFALQREAWWWFAPPGLLIALFGCGLSLINFSIDEIINPRLRTATAAKRSARKTTRSTAA
- a CDS encoding ABC transporter permease, which produces MRYYARKIGFYLVALWAALTLNFLIPRLMPGNPVDILMAKLQQRGGVVDPEARRSYELLLGANTDEPLLSQYFSYLGNMARGDLGVSVSAFPAPVSDVIWQSLPWTIVLVGIATLISFVLGVVLGALVGWRRGTWLDSLVPATTVLSAVPYFWLALILAAIFASALRWFPLLGGYDVSLMPGWNWEFISSAVYYGTLPALTIVISSVGGWLLGMRNMMVSTSSDDYILTAQAKGLREGRIMTRYAARNAVLPSVAGFAISLGFVVSGSIVTEQVFSYPGIGSKLLQAVQNNDYALMQGIFLVITVAVLGANMIVDLLYGVIDPRTRVGN
- a CDS encoding ABC transporter substrate-binding protein — translated: MFHRRGPRRHGRAAAIGTVALALAAAGCTGSANNGGGGAGGTDADTLIVYTGQAGDWQINFNPYSPTMLEGPGTIFEPLFYYNNLSDSEPTPRLGTDFSWNEDGTELTISLRSDATWTDGEPFTAADVEFTLDMVAENPTLNSTGYAGDAEAVDDTTVRITFEEPAYMEEAQILGKLFIVPEHIWADLEDPATNVMENPVGTGPFTLGQFTPQAFTLTANPDYYDGEPALKNVRYVALSGNQSGADALSAGTIDWQTGPVPDIANVSENYPGYEAITVPMNQTTLMTCSNAEMGCTGPQTDQAVRQAIYYAIDRTQLNALAFENTSSEISPGFALLERDAEYISDQLPEPTAPMSPDTARSDELLQGAGWTKGGDGIYAKDGERLSLTVKVVAGWTDYITAVDTMAQQLKAAGIELVAQQVSWNEWSDARGRGEYQLLIDSLYQGPAADPYFLYSYFFSSDTTAPVGEVAQPNFARYSDPAVDEALAALKSINPEDTAARQAQFDVIQTRIAEAMPYIPVLTGGTTSEYHAEKFTGWPTLDNLYAIPAVWSRPDQSQIFLNLKPAS